TCTTGGGATTGCATCTGGTATGTTGGTAGCTGTTCTGTGCAGAACCCTGAAGACCTTTGTAGTAAAAGATTTAATTCCATGACTATTGTAAACTTGTAATAAAGCTCTATTACTGTTAACTAATAATACTCTAAAGAAAAGCTCTGCTTTACTTTAGGTAAGATCAAGAAAGTATGTCTAGCCCTAATATGACAAATACAAACATCTTGATTATACCTCTGTGGGTTTTCCTTGTGTGAGCATTTGTAGTACCAAGTGTTTTGGGGTTTTAGGACAAGCCAGCCGTAAGACGTACTGCCATGTACACTCCTTAAATCCTAAGCCTCCTAGTCCCTGACCTGTCGACGACTCTCCTCACCAGTAACATTATTTGAGTTAAGGTATTTTATAGGGGATttgtttgtttctgtttttttgaTCGATATTTTTGAACTTTAATGTGGACGAACTTTATCTTGAACTAATACTTGGTTTGAAAAGACGAAACTGTCCTGCAATCTCTTTGTTTAATTGTTTCATGTGAAAGATACAGTTATTTGTATTTCTATGGCAACATAAAGTTGGTTGTACTAGAGTAGTTTCTGAGCTCTGTTGCATTTTCCGTCACACAACCATAAAGCATTGACGCTGTGTTTAATTTTTCATGAGGATGAGGATGACAATGAGGATGCTCCTATTGAAGCTGGTAATGAAGATCCCTAACTGAAGGTATGCACGCTTTTGCTTGACTATAGTTTTAGTACGTCCAACATATAAAACTTTTGTGGAggaaaaataaaagagaactttTGGAAATTAGGAAGTATGAAACGAAAAGCAAATGGCCGATTAGtgatgataaacatgaacaatttCCGAAGTTATGGACTGAACGATGGACCTAATCATTGTGGTTGTGGCATGAACTACGATGTTATGGACACCAGAACCATACCATCAGCGACCTAATCGATCATGGTTCAGAGGTAAATCCAGGTCTTATTATCCTAGGTAATATAGGTCACCAACTTTACTACGTAAAATACGATGAGAGGAATAATACTACTGATGATGATCACAAGGGGCAGTGCATTCCAAAAACACTTGgattgggagatcattctctcaatCGAACTCAGGGAATGTCCAAGAGTTCTCTAGTTGGTTCCTGcaatggtttgatttgtttagCTGAACTTAACATAAAGCGTGGCCTCCGTGATCTCATCCATATTTGTAATCCCATTATTAGAGAATGTTTGTATCTCCCACGATGTAACGAAAATATTGAGTACTATGATGTTGGTAGCAGTATACTCGGTGGATTTGGTTATATTTACCAAACCAAcgagtacaaggttgttagaaTCTTATACAACGACTGTTCTGAAAGAGGAAATTTACAAGTATACActcttggtggtggtggtggaggacctGGCGGTGGCAGTGGGTGGAGAAATAGAGGGGTAATCAGACGCAAGTTATCTGCAGAACATGGTGTCTTTGCTAATGGATCTATTCATTGGTTAAGTTTTAAAGGTAAAGACATAATGGCCTTCAATTTGTCAGATGAAAAGTTCCATGTCCTCCCTATGCCACCTGTTTTGGAGTCTAATTGGAAGTACAATTCTGTTCTTGAATCATTTGGAGAATGGTTGTGTGTTAACGCCTGTGGAAGTACTCCAAGTTGTTTAGATATATGGACTTATAAGCAGACATCTTCGGATAAGAATATTGCAGCTTTGGATAACAAGGATGAGACATGGAGCTGGTGTAAGGAATTCAGTATAACTCTAGAAAGTTCGTCATACATTTGGCATTATAGGCCATTCGCTGTTACCAGGAGAGGTTTGGTTCTTCTCAAGTATAAGCATTCTAATCACCCTGCACATGAAAGTTATCCGTATGCGGATACACTCTTTTGTTATCAACCGAAAACTGCAACTATGAAAAGACTTGGGATTTGGGGTTTCTTTAAAGCGACTCCTCATACAAACAGCTTAGTTTCACTGGAAGCTTCAGAAGAAACAACATGTAAGAACAGAAAGTGTGACGAAGGATTGGCTAGCCTTATTCCTTCGAAAAGCTAATGCATCTGCCACTTGAATTTCATTATTAGTCTGCTGCATCAATATATGATCTATACTTTATTTTATGTTATATCAGTGATTCGGTGTTAGCATGATGTTATTGATTAGCTTCGAGAAATTTGAACACTTAAAATTCACATTAtaatggagtatttttttttgatgtcggGGTTATCTaaaattttattcttttgtttagagTCTGTATATATTGCTTCATTGTGGTTGAGTTGTCAACAGATAGCCGTTAATCCTTGAATCGAACCCGAAATCTATTACACCGGATTCTGGTCCTGTTTAATAGAACCGATAAAGTCTAGCAAGCTTGTTGTAATCAAAAGTGGTTTTGATTTCTGCTGTCGAGCTCTAACGATTGTGTTAATAATGCTATCCGCCTTCTCAAGAAATTCATATAAGGACAGGGCCACAAGGGTCATAAGAAATCTCAAAGCTCCGAAGTCCTGAAGAAGCAAACGACGTAATGATGAACTAAAGAGTTAATCAAGGCAAAAGCATATTTCACCCTCTGGGGTTTGTCAATGtgggcgttagtgccgaaccactttagTCTCTTGTCTCTTTTATTTCTCTGATCCTtactgttggaacaattgccgaattATGCATacacatcaaataaaatcaaatacgAAACAAAcaatgttatggctgagtcgcagactaggtcgctatctttaagacgtttcgcggctctgtccaagattgtgcaagcagttcttcaatggcgcgtcgtccccaggataaaacagccgagatttatctcttacacaatcgctcttgcacggtgagaggatgtgaaacttctacacttcaatattgctcagaaactcatttagaaaaataagagatgttcacacacttatttttctttctctaaaaatcttttcttttgtaaacccaagtcataagagaaaaactctctcacaacaaaaaaggatttcaacaactctccaagtcctttttaacaccaaaacataaaagaaaaactctctcactaaaaatgtttcaactactctctcaattcttttcatcaaaatctgatttaTAATAGTCAAAGAATTAAATAAGATTAAATGAAATGCATTAATAAGTTGGTTATTAGCATCATTAACCAATTCAACAAAAAACAGtttttgacattaaaaacgaaattaatttattctttaaaggaagaataaatgtcacaataaaaccatttaaatgagacaataatttataggaaattaataatgtttttaaaacatataatcccaacaatcccccacttctatttttcaaaacattgagcaagaatgTACAGAGTTGTGCATAAGAAAAGGTGTCTtgcgacttgaacctttacgtagtgttaataggttctcttaaaatctgaccatagagtgaacgtaagtcttgaactctaggagataaaaagattgcttaacacacacgactatactagtgtaaagtctaaagccagcacattacggccctgtgcttgtatcccagtttaatgaatgatctaaagaactgcccatattctcatagaaaggggccacactttcacattcacataggtgagtttatcaagagtactcctgaaagtacaccactctaaatagagatataaacatcattaagagtttaaaaattaaaatctaaaaattaaactcaacctctactcccttcaggatatcatgttgtgggatgaattcttcaaaagcatgattctcgcatctccatatcatttgtgacttcgtctagtccctttgaacctatttctaggttgggtatccatcatagATGGCTCAACATCAATGGGAatcaacctcatccctaagatgtattcacatcttctttcaattctttcgtcaaaggactaatGAAAACTCTTTTCAGACACTAAGTAAtccatattttcataaaatcaactcTTGTAGTTGTCGTTACGTTCTCAATTCATGCAATAGCCacggtactatcacattggattaatatgcCTGTTTCTCTATCTATTAGAGGATCGAATCGTTCCATCCCTTAAAGGATTTCactgaaaggatgtccaatcagcttcgcaacatccttaaaggattgcggtaaccatttagatagtgtatttctaggcgtatgatgtgtttgaaacacctcataaacttctcaatattttaccaattttccatactaggattggtaaatctgaatataaaacccccactacggaagcaatatattacacctccactacaaaaaatacttatatatatatatatagtcaatcacgtagcaaagaagcatactgagctaccatactcatgtctagtgcaatcacacacaatcaCAAAAGCATTAGCACTAAACTAAATTAGTGAAAACTTGTTTATagtcagactatatatatttctgtctcttttaaaaattctgttttcattgaaatgaaaattgatccaaagaaaaaaaaaattcatttcaaaatatacaccatcttcactcaagtctttcatgtcaaatagcaaactaagcatgttctcaatttcattttcatcctataagttagaataaaaattcaaaaaatcattAATGCATACAAAACAAATAGTATTGTGCATTttactttcattaattctgaaatcattcgaatgaatcaagtaaacaatttttattttataaattgtttttaaATTGTTTTTCTGAATATAAATGATAACTTGTCTAACTTATATAATTTCTTTTATTGTTGAAACTATacagttttccatgcttggtttacatagattctcatccttaacttacacagaaatatatatttctacttatgactataacaaatcatacattgtagaaacaacatcaacaaaacaagcatgtaagttatttagcgacatgaacgcaagagtcaacaattttctgtttgcttgtctaaaaacaataggctcataaatacttttttccaaaaatttaatagtttgaagaacaaatttactctctataagaagttattttccagcaacaaaatattcatgactaacttttagtctcactatagttatgcatttctaggttcattcttagtgaattacttgtcaccttcatttttctagttcctctgaTTTAAATCAAAGTTGGTAAATCATAGGGTATGGACCCCCACTatttttttgactcaaacaagaatttcaaaacaatatccaaagaCTCCAAAAAATGTGAAAAACTAATGAACCAATGATCTAGACCCAAAACGTTTTACacaatatagaaaataaaaattcaaccaattttcatgataataacattttctaattcacTACTCAATagatcatatttgatatcaaaaCAAGTTACTCTaagcatctttataaaattctctaatattttatttcatccaaaagcattgcaagttgcgtaagattttgaagtgtacatgcttttatgagttaggtaatTACATACATGTTACTTACAAATTCACCAAATTTATAAGAAACTATAACATGCTCTCATTCGTTACTAACTCATTCATTTCttaaaagcatgacaaaatctcatatttcaaatattcaaaattcaattcatgttatgataaaattgtaatATTATACTCAAAAATTTTATCCATAACCTATCATttgtagtagtgcaatgatcaagttcaacaaatttctaatatgaatcttgttaataacaagataggcggaaactagaattctttctcatttcggaagtatgaacattttttaataaaattgttctacccaaagtaaactttgagatcgtaccaataccgtaaatcctagtgatgtgagtatatctcaacaccactttctttcaaaatgattaggtttaacttttgaaccataacctatcaaaacaaacatagtgtaaaacaccaatatataagAACCTAtcaccgtatccacaattcacattaacttggcttgaaaagcgttgttaataacatttgatatccttacATTTTCGTGCAAGAATagcaaataaattcataatcaatattatgttcatttcttggtgagagttgatattcacattaattttgactaggtttctaattatttcggttttgggttcgtataaaattccacctcataagttccaaacttatatgagtcacatgttcattgtcatacacaataattctcaatatcttgtttccctagtatttattccagattgaacaatcaatttattcaatttagaatgcaattatttgatcactacaataactacaaatagttcatcaaacatacctccattgcttttaaagctcaattggttataaaccattgtccattctttgcacaccaacaaagaaatcagcaatTCCATTGCTCCACACATCGATTAATCTCCCTcaattttatttcattggaaaataaaattttgcTCAAGTAAAtgaattttcacctgtcacaatcatttaCATGTGAGCATTTGGAACCAAAAATAAGTAACgtatgcacttacataattacttaaaaatcaatcaaaatatagTACTATTTGTTTCTCTTGAGTGTCAAATAAAGATTCAAAATTATATAGTTATAACATCATATATTTATAACTCTCTatcaagcattttatcaaacatatgtgatgcact
This is a stretch of genomic DNA from Papaver somniferum cultivar HN1 chromosome 1, ASM357369v1, whole genome shotgun sequence. It encodes these proteins:
- the LOC113273392 gene encoding F-box protein At3g07870-like, with amino-acid sequence MRMLLLKLNHTISDLIDHGSEVNPGLIILGNIGHQLYYVKYDERNNTTDDDHKGQCIPKTLGLGDHSLNRTQGMSKSSLVGSCNGLICLAELNIKRGLRDLIHICNPIIRECLYLPRCNENIEYYDVGSSILGGFGYIYQTNEYKVVRILYNDCSERGNLQVYTLGGGGGGPGGGSGWRNRGVIRRKLSAEHGVFANGSIHWLSFKGKDIMAFNLSDEKFHVLPMPPVLESNWKYNSVLESFGEWLCVNACGSTPSCLDIWTYKQTSSDKNIAALDNKDETWSWCKEFSITLESSSYIWHYRPFAVTRRGLVLLKYKHSNHPAHESYPYADTLFCYQPKTATMKRLGIWGFFKATPHTNSLVSLEASEETTCKNRKCDEGLASLIPSKS